The following proteins come from a genomic window of Diorhabda sublineata isolate icDioSubl1.1 chromosome 7, icDioSubl1.1, whole genome shotgun sequence:
- the LOC130446590 gene encoding kxDL motif-containing protein CG10681 yields MDESKGTPESDFSIECFQNYAAPEVFIQGLAGIVDQQDVETMIRAQKQMLQRFEKTNEMLTNCNALSISRLKTVGPEFKKHIQLLSETKKDLDYIFKKIRVIKTKLSSQYPEAFAEAVRSSFAEECEEDENEHENKQKLDNNRRSLHIKSENVQSQFDASRRASE; encoded by the exons ATGGATGAAAGTAAAGGTACACCAGAAAGTGATTTCAGTAtagaatgttttcaaaattatgcagCTCCTGAAGTTTTTATTCAAGGACTTGCAGGGATAGTGGATCAACAAGATGTTGAAACTATGATTAGAGCTCAAAAACAAAT GTTACAAcgttttgaaaaaactaatgaaatgtTAACAAATTGCAATGCATTGAGTATTTCGAGGCTGAAAACAGTAGGACcagaatttaaaaaacatattcaacTTCTTTCGGAAACTAAAAAAGATCTAGATtacatatttaagaaaattaggGTGATTAAGACAAAACTTTCCTCACAATATCCAGAAGCTTTTGCAGAGGCAGTAAGAAGCAGTTTTGCAGAAGAATGCGAAGAAGATGAAAACGaacatgaaaataaacaaaaattagataataacaGAAGAAGTTTACATATTAAATCTGAGAATGTACAATCACAATTTGATGCAAGTAGAAGAGCCTCTGAATAA
- the LOC130446629 gene encoding probable cytochrome P450 49a1, which yields MSRNITTMSREISRRLISKGFQCKRNYSADRPYSTALGVVNGEVQDKDEYEYKIEDTIPKEYKEIPGPRELPFIGNSWRFAPIIGHYKIHELDKVMWSLNKQYGKIAKVSGLIGHPDLLFIFDADEIKNVFKKEEAMPHRPSMPSLHYYKQKLQKDFFNGNEGVIGVHGPKWEAFRKQVQQFLLPPVTAKKYIEPLDVISTDFINRMEDMLDTNRELPEHFLSEIYKWALESVARVSLNRRLGCLEPNLPHDSESQKIINSINTFFWNVAEVELKFPVWRFYQNNAFKKYIGALEDFRTLCLKYITQSIDEIRNKSYENVDEQDISILEQILLKTGNAKLAAVLALDLFLVGVDTTSIALASTIYQLSQNPDKQEKLFKELRNTLPSEDSKVDISAQENMPYLKACIKETLRMYPVIIANGRSLQSDTVLAGYKVPKGTHVIFPHLVVSNIEEYIPQPEKFIPERWLKSGHPDCPMNQEKIHPFITLPFGYGRRSCLGRRFAEVELNILLAKIFRRYKVEYNYGPLTYRISPTYVPEQPLRFKLTKREPKSYL from the exons tCAAGAAATATCACAACAATGTCTCGAGAAATATCTAGAAGATTGATCTCGAAAGGGTTTCAATGTAAGCGAAATTATTCTGCAGATAGACCGTATTCAACAGCTCTGGGAGTTGTAAACGGTGAAGTGCAAGATAAAGAcgaatatgaatataaaattgaagataCAATACCGAAGGAATATAAAGAAATACCTGGTCCTAGAGAGCTTCCTTTTATTGGTAATTCTTGGAGGTTTGCTCCAATCATAG gaCACtataaaattcatgaattagACAAAGTCATGTGGTCTTTAAACAAACAATACGGAAAAATAGCGAAAGTAAGCGGTTTAATCGGCCATCCAGATCTTCTATTTATATTTGACGCCGACGAGATCAAAAAcgtatttaaaaaagaagaagctatGCCACACAGACCTTCGATGCCTTCATTACATTATTATAAacagaaattacaaaaagatttttttaatggaaacgAAGGAGTTATCGGAGT ACACGGGCCTAAATGGGAAGCTTTTCGTAAACAAGTGCAACAATTTTTATTGCCTCCAGTTACAGCGAAAAAATATATCGAACCTCTCGATGTAATATCCACAGATTTTATAAACAG AATGGAAGATATGTTGGATACCAATAGAGAATTGCCCGAACATTTTCTTTCCGAAATATATAAATGGGCACTAgaat CGGTAGCTAGGGTATCGTTAAATAGAAGACTGGGTTGTTTAGAACCAAACTTGCCGCACGATTCAGaatcacaaaaaataatcaactcTATTAATACGTTTTTCTGGAACGTGGCAGAGGTCGAATTGAAATTTCCGGTTTGGAGATTTTACCAAAACAACGCGTTCAAAAAATACATTGGGGCATTAGAAGATTTTAGAAC GTTATGTTTGAAATACATCACGCAATCAATCGacgaaataagaaataaatccTACGAAAATGTAGACGAACAAGATATTTCTATTTTGGAACAAATTCTTCTGAAAACGGGTAACGCAAAATTGGCGGCAGTTTTGGCGCTCGATCTTTTTCTTGTAGGAGTCGATACA aCGTCCATAGCTCTTGCGTCGACTATTTACCAGCTATCGCAAAATCCtgataaacaagaaaaattattcaaggaACTTCGAAATACCCTTCCAAGTGAAGATTCAAAAGTGGATATTTCAGCACAAGAGAATATGCCTTATCTGAAGGCTTGTATCAAAGAAACTTTAAG AATGTATCCTGTGATAATTGCAAACGGTAGAAGTCTTCAATCAGACACTGTATTAGCAGGATATAAAGTACCTAAAGGG ACACACGTTATATTCCCACATCTAGTTGTAAGTAATATAGAAGAATATATTCCGCAACCAGAGAAATTCATCCCTGAGAGATGGTTGAAATCTGGTCATCCAGATTGTCCCATGAACCAAGAAAAAATACATCCTTTCATTACCCTCCCATTTGGGTATGGAAGAAGGTCTTGTTTGGGTCGGAGATTTGCAGAAGTCgaattaaatattcttttagCTAAA atattcaGAAGATACAAGGTTGAATATAATTATGGACCTTTAACGTATAGAATAAGTCCAACGTACGTTCCGGAACAACCACTGAGATTTAAACTAACGAAAAGAGAACCTAAGTCATATTTATAG